One Cynocephalus volans isolate mCynVol1 chromosome 5, mCynVol1.pri, whole genome shotgun sequence DNA window includes the following coding sequences:
- the LOC134378714 gene encoding SAYSvFN domain-containing protein 1-like — MERRLALFREARNRAGPEAQPPTWSHSSQTSGEKAEAAATAKASPGWLKRFLVWKPCPASARAQPGLAQEAAQPGSSTSQPPQNMAIPPPSRWDQSFLTNITFLKVLLWLVLLGLFVELEFGLAYFVLSLFYWMYIGTRGPEEKKEGEKSAYSVFNPGCEAIQGTLTAEQLERELQFGPLQGR, encoded by the exons ATGGAACGGCGGTTAGCCCTATTCCGGGAGGCCCGGAACCGAGCCGGGCCGGAGGCCCAACCCCCGACTTGGAGCCACAGCTCACAGACCTCGGGAGAGAAAGCGGAAGCAGCTGCGACTGCAAAGGCAAGCCCGGGCTGGCTAAAGCGGTTCCTAGTGTGGAAACCGTGTCccgccagtgcccgggctcagcCCGGCCTCGCTCAG GAAGCGGCTCAGCCTGGGAGCAGCACATCACAGCCACCTCAGAATATGGCCATTCCTCCGCCATCCCGCTGGGACCAGTCTTTCCTGACCAATATCACCTTCTTGAAGGTTCTTCTCTGGTTAGTCCTACTGGGACTGTTTGTGGAACTGGAATTTGGCCTGGCTTATTTTGTCCTGTCCTTGTTCTACTGGATGTATATCGGGACACGAGGCCCTGAagagaagaaggagggagagaagagcgCCTACTCTGTGTTCAACCCGGGCTGTGAAGCCATCCAGGGCACCCTGACTGCAGAGCAGCTGGAGCGCGAGTTACAGTTTGGACCCCTGCAGGGGAGATAG